The genomic interval tggctgggcaactctactccccttcgctacaaatggtgtcagaagtgggatggctaccatgaGGCTATCGGAAGCATGCCCATTATTTGTTAGCCGTAATTGCAGGTGAGGGACCctcaggattggtgaccccagtgatgggtgaagtattgatgatggggcacactggatgggagaagcatgatgggcaagttgcgtgagggacaccaagagtgtgtgaagcgcttccagaaggggaaggcagtgtgatggagtgaccatcactagggttgtgggtgtgttctaactgacatgccaacgagcctggctctttggtgtagcggtcaaagccccagtttactaccccagaaggtctgggtgcgaatcccggctgggcaactctaatCCCATTCGCTACAATGCTATTGCTACAGGTGTTTGGGCATGTTGTGTTACCATGGAAATTGGGGTGGCTTCTTCTGGTAAATTACAGCAATgtgcaggagctggctggtgtgTTGCATGTTTTAAAGCAATTAAAGGGTGAATTTGTTTGCGAGAAATGATATGCATTGTGCTGCCAACAAGGAGTTAGGAAATACCCAATGAAAGTAttctgattctaaatcttcagaattgctggaaagtgggaattttacATTGTTGTTAGCGGTATACAGTAATGCAATTACTCAGAACATGAACTGATCAAGTCAGAAACATGGGGTAAAACACCTATATTGATATTATTATCTGTATTGGCTATACAAGATTCTGAGCCTACACATGGCAGTTTTTTTTCCCACAAATTTCGATCTTAGAATTAAATTCAATAAGATTATTTCATGTAGCTAATGGACTTCCTCAATATCAAAATTTATTCATAATTACTTACCCATAAAGTAAGCATGGTTTTAAGAATATTATATGATCACAATACATGTCAAAcatcactattcctggtcattgtatggtaattttcagacaatgctcattttgtgggcctggtggcggccatcttgaaattgaggcCTTTCTTGTCACCAAAAACTGGGTAAACATTTCTTATGTTCTAAGTACTTCAgatactattgtaaaccactTTAAATATCAACCAATTTAAAGTCATCAATGCATCTGATTGCTAATATTAtgcttttcgcatcaaccatgactaagcacagccttaaaaggtggcagggatgttttaatgttaatgacagcatgtatggtagtcacctcaagttaaagaatgtttctagtcataaatacttgcaatgaatgtcatctttacaccatttttgaaaatctacacactagttcctgtcagaatttctagaatatttgatacattttagtcatttttctccTAGAAAGTAGTCTTAACATGTTTCTATGAacctattgacccttccaatcaattccccatgctagaattatatggaaaagtggtctcatttgtctttgtaccatgtctggttcaaaagttatgtgaatagtcaaatgtcagaattgtataaatcgctattgcacagtttccaagatgagccctgaaaaacacccatgggacaatttgcagcaatgctaacatctcttattgtaaattagatatatggaggagtctaaaaaaataggtttcgacaacaagtacagggggtgcgcgtgacccccctctggtgactagactaaaacggcatggtcgaccgacccgcctcccttggtttactaatGACTGtatgcttccagacaaagtgaaaggagttcccgtttttacgggagctcagaaacgatatttgtattgctcttggcctgactagaagcgagGCTGAAGatattgcgtcactaggaaggcaggGCTCAGTCTGGCTACAGTTAAGGTGCGGTGTGGTCCGGTCTTCTCACAGGCTTTTCCAGGATCTTCATCTCATTCTCCTCTGCGGTACAGAAGTCAGAAATACTGATCCTTTTTCATGACAATCATGTGTAATAAATACTCATAAAGCACCCACACATTTTTGGTGTGGTCCCTTAAAGGGTAACCTCAGCCAATTTTaaaatgcagttgtaatgctcacactaccatggacttgtcagtacctgagatttgttttttctttcttcagccttttccaagatcctggtcattgtaatgggggcaggtgtttgtttacattgaaacatttttttgatttattcccaaaaacatccaaaaggttatgcaacatcagcagacaactaacaaacagcgataccttttgggaaaatatttggagtagccctatgttcagatttttaaaaatgtaaacaaaagctgcccccattagaatagctcatatcttggaaagggctgagccaaaaaatgcagcatcatccggtactgacaagtcaagggtagcgtgaccaatacaacagcacattgaaattggcaggagtgctcctttaatgcACTTCTACATCAGCAAGGAATGGGCCATTCATTGTGTACCAGGCGTGGTGATATGCTGTGATGGTGTAGCCTAATATGAAGTCCACAATATTACAGTGTTATTTTGTCAGTCCCCATAGAACACTCACACAGTTGAGTTGAGGTCTCCTCCCCGGCTGTCCCGAAACCAGAAATGTCGTTCTGATATACTGTGATGATGTGTGCTAAATTAAGAACAGATTCATGGTAACTATTTATTATTTTGCCCGTCGTCATAAAAAAGCACTCACGGTACAGTTTAGGTGTGGTCTCCGGCTCACACAATTCTCCAGGAGCCAGAAATGCCGTTCCTTTGTGTGCCGGCCGGGCATTTTTTGATGCATGCTGTGATGTGTGCTAAATTAAGAACGTGTTTTTAATAATGTTCACTATTTCTCTTTGCCAGTCCTCCAAGGTCACAGACGCCGTTGCACCTGCGCAGAGGCTCCGATGTCAACAGCTCGGGAGGCAAAAACAGCTCACAGGTACGGTATGCTTTTGTCATTCTTGTGCCACCCACAAATCAACGTGTCAACGTCATGTAAACGAATTAGTAGTAAAGCATCTGGTGTGAACAAATAAGGACATCCTGACATTCTTACAATGTGTTATATTAGTATGAGGTATTGTATTATTACAATGACTATTACATCCTTATTACATTTGTTTTGAAAATTGTCATGTGTAGTCTTTTGGCTATTGTCGTCTTCCTTTCCTGTTCAGTCTGAGGAGGACTTCCTGGAAAGACGCAGGGAGGTGGAGAACTTGATGAAGAAGAATGCAGACTGGATTTGGGACTGGTCAAGCCGACCAGAAAACATTCCACCCAAGTGAGTACTGTGGTCAAGTTAGTACCCGCCTTGcagtaatagaacccggaaacaatgggccaatggaacctctatctctctactctccctgGTACTGTGGTCAAGTTAGTACCCATTCCACCCAAGTTAGTACTGTAGGCAACTCAAAGCATCCCACCACCCAAGTTAGTACAATAGACAATTCAAAACATTCCACCCAGTTGGTGCTGTAGACATGCCGACCGGAAAACATTCCACCCAAGTTAGTATACTGTAGTCAAGTTAGTACCCATTCCACCCAAGTTAGTATACTGTAGTCAAGTTAGTACCCATTCCACCCAAGTTAGTATACTGTAGTCAAGTTAGTACCCATTCCACGCAAGTTAGTACTGTAGTCAACGCAAAACATTCCACCCAAGTTAGTACGATAGACAATTCAAAACATTCCACCCAGTTGGTGCTGTAGACATGCCGACTGGAAAACATTCCACCCAATTAGTACCGTAGACAATTCAATTGTGTCGCTGTTGACAATGGCTTTGTCAGTGCTAAGCTTTGGCGGACAGTCACAGTTAGCTTGGCCTGGCCATCCATAGATTTCCACTCAATTCACATTGCCCTCCCTTCACCTTAGGTCTGGGTTGGGTCCTCAAGGAGAAGATTACTCATGTTGGTAAACATCTGACGAATCAGCGATTGTGGATGGACAAGGGAGTAGGGGTGGAGCGGGGGTGAATGGTGATGCACATATATGTTCAGTTAGGTCAGGAAGGGCGTCGCGCCAATTACTCCAGgccttgtgggtgcgttggttctgggtattgtagaacacaggaggaagaagagaactcgcacaccaagagtTGCCGATACAGGCAACTCCTGCATCGGCAACTCTTGGTGTacgagttctcttcttcctcctgtgatGCACATATATGACCACATTATTATTCAAACATTAGCGATTATGTAAAATCAGCATTAGTGATTGCTTCTCAATTCTGGAGATTCAGACTCTCTGTATGGATTAAATTAGTTCAAGTCAATTGGTATGACCAGGTGAACTCACAATCATGATAAACAACATGTTACAGTCTACAGTACCATTGGGGAGAAAAGGCCACTGGGGAAGATCTGAACCTTTGTTTCTCCAAAGAATTGAGATTCTGGTTAAGGttaaggggcacaaggtaggatgacttCATTTGCGCAGTGCCCATGGcacgcctgtctcaaaatctacaccataatgaaaaaatgctgttcaaataaactcatcacggaatgccagcagttgatacaaatctgaatacggtatgtaaagcgatgtttcaaatgaaaagtgtttcccacgacactcgttcggtccgacgctgtcaaaagttgcatgtggggttttctgacaatGGACCGTGGAAGTCTACGCGAGaggcatcgttcacttactaatgactcgcataagcattggctgacttgggacgtgattaattaaacttttaatcctacctggagccccatTAAAAACTTGAAATTGCAGTTTGACAGCATACACAGACATTTGACAGACACCACTGCGCAGGGAAAATAGCAGAATGCTGCTCAAAATCTTAGCATGAATTGAAAAGAATTTTGAATTTTATATTTGTGATAAGGTAATTGTGTTTGGTAGCGTAATCATTAATTAGGTAAATAAGGTTTTTAGTGATTAAGGATTATGATATTGCAGTTTTGCTGCTTTAAAGCAATgcatattattgttttttttaaagtaacatTATCTGCTCTTATCTACTCAGGGAGTTCTTGCTGAAGCACCCAAAGCGTTCGTCGGCGGCAGCGCTCAGCATCCGTAACACCAGCATGATGAAGAAAGGGGGAATCTTCTCTGCAGAGTTCCTCAAGGTGTTCCTTCCCTCGCTGCTCGTCTCACACATCCTTGCTGTGGGCTTGGGGTGAGTTGAATATATCAATGATCTGAAACTCCTATGTATGCACAGCCAGTTTCCAGGAGCTGGTTAAGTGCGGTCATCAGTaatccaagggaaacaagaaaaATCGCTGCACACTTGTGGATTTAATTTTGCTGCTTTCTAATTTAGTGAACAATGTGTTTCACTTGCAATTTATCAATAGATCAATATGTCAATATCAATATTACTCATATAGCACATTCTCACTGTGGTTTTGGGGGTTAATTGAAGGGCCGTAAGCATGAATATTTACATAGGCCTAGTAATAAATATTTACCGGTTTGATCAAAGTTCATTTAGCAGTCAAATATGTCTATGACTGTTGATTCAAAgcggcggacatggagaagatccacctactTATGTATGAAAACAGTACATGTTCAAGTTGGAATATTTAGAAATTGATTGTGGTGGAAAATATACATGAATAACGTAACATTTTTAAATGGGCAACATAAATTCTTGAAATTCACTACTAAAAAAATTACATAACTCTACTTTTAAGGCCTTGGACAAATGCATCTCTGTGTGAAGTGTTGGGTGATTGGCTTCTTCTGCTGAAAGCTCACGATAGAATTTAGATTTTTCATAACATCTGAACATCTTACATTGCACAAgatattggctacagtccctggagcaatgtggggttaggcgcccTGCCCAAGGACACTTTGTCCATGGAtgatatgggatttgaacctgtgaaCTTCATATTGAAGGATCAACATTACAGTTATTAGGCCACCGCTGTAATTTTAGAGTGTGGAGTCCGCCAGTCCGCTATCCAGCCATGGaataaaaatacaaagaaaaaaggatttttttctgactcctcactctaaaattacaGTCAGCGTTTGTCCtgtaccttttcctgggatgtacaCAATCTCTGGGATGTACACTACTGCAGCAGGTCAATGCATTCATTTGTAGACATGTTTGAGtgtatatttaaaggtgcactgtgtaatatgtttagtggtttatttccagaattcatgcagcccattcacaaatgttactctTTTTACGAATACTTAGCACCATCTTCATATTTATATTCCTATACacatgaacagcatagttgcaatacctgctctggccaccatccttcacagtgcagtattacagtttttctcgattccttacacacaattttcggaatcagttctcgaattctcaaaactctacacacaaatctctaaatctcacacacaacgggcaaaactcctcactacctctgaaaaatgcacgtcttgtcttaCAGTAACAAGGCCTGGTGACAAGTGCTTTATCTCATCATACTATAGTAGCTGCCCCCCAAATCTTCACAATCGTCTCTGATACTCTCGTTTCATGGTCCAGTAAAATGTAGATGAAAAGTCAGACATTACAGCTGCATATTTATAGACTATTGCAGATCATTCCAGTCACAGATGTGAACACAATTTCCTACCATCACCCCTTTATATGTCATAAGTACGTAATATACTTCATATTTTCACAGTTTATTTTCTTTTGTAAGCCCCTGGGGGAAACAAAATCTTGGCTTTAAAATGGTAATGGGGCCTCGGGAGAGTTTATCCGTAGTGTTGTTTATATATTGAAACATTTATCGTGTTGTTCCAACCCGAGAGATCACgacctgtacttaaaaaaaaagaatttgagcTTTGGCGTCTGCCCTTGCCCTCGGATGCTTCATTACGGGCAGACGTCCAACATTCATCTGCCGTCAGCACTGCTATTCTGGGTCCGCTATACGCTGCATgctagtcagggccggattaagatggcctgggacccccaggctacaggttgctgtgggcccccctggaaggcaaatttcacaacaaatttacatataCTTATTTCCTAGCTCGAAATTATGAAACTGTCTATCATGTCTACCGGCAGTGTTTAACATGGCAGATGAGCAtcttgcatcttgtcacaattcagtaATTTTTCACTTCTGGTCAAtcaagggccccctggcaggtggagggccctaggctgcagccatatctagcctatgcgttaatccggccATGATGCTAGTCAaccgctgtactgtactgtactgggctAGACTTCTATTTCTGACCCCCCTCACTCCAGATACAACTTTATCTACGTGACAGAATGCACACACCACCGCTAGTGTGTTAAGTaatcacagccacacacacacacacacacacacacacacacacacacacacacacacacacacacaccagacacaccacaccagacaCTGTAGTCTGGGGTGCAGTTATGCTCGCTTTTACAGTAAGCGTAAAATTCAACGTAAATATATcctattgataataataataattattattattattattgccttATAGCAATTACAACAttaaagatcatttaatttgtaAGTGTTCATTAACATTTTGGGCACGTACTGTATATGGACTGTGAAAGACACTGAAACCCAAAATTTACTGTAGATTAGCGTTTTGTTATTAAGTTATCGTACTAAGGAGTTTTACCTGAATTGCTGTTTGACGAAAGCTAGTGAATCGTCAATGTGTAGTTCATTGGACAAGGCCATGGTCAGTAATCTGAAGTCTGTGGCTGGTCGTCTTCTGTAAGTGATAGTTTAATTTTACTGATGATATCCATCCAATTCATTGTTTGATGAAAGCTGGGAAATCATACTGTGTAGTAAGTGTCTAGTTCATTGGTCATGGTCAGTAGTCTGAATGGGATTGGTGGTGGTgattgtttaaccccttaagacgcggctttatacatttgttgttaccagtatggtaatgaccaagtcgtggtgcattactaaagggcctgtgttgtgtcatagtattgtagtgctatggtaggtacatttcaatgactattacagcgagccactggaggtacggcgcgcattaaggggctacgggtgttttcacacctgctcCCTTCCTGTCATTTAAGTGATCTCAGATCTGTGACTCATCATTTTCTTCAAATATGTGAACGCTCCAGAGTGTTTTAGTTATACTATTATACATTTTTATTAGTTTCAGTTCATAAAAAAACGTATTTTGAGTTTGGTATACGTAGTGATGATTGCTTAATCCCCATTTTGATCTCcacctctgctctgtctctctagaGTGTATATTGGGAGACGTCTGACAACCTCCACCAGCACCTTCTGAACTGAAGCAAGAGCGTGGAGCCCATCCATGGCTGCCTCCGTACGGCCCTGCTTGCTCTCCCACCCCGCTGGCCGACATTCTACCGCCGTCACCGTCACGTCACCGCTCAAGCCCCTCAGCACCAATCAATGCTCCTGCAGATGCAGACACGTCATGTGATCCAGCCCAtgatcccccccaccaccccccaaagcctcctcacccctctcctcctcgcctgtggtcctccttcttctcttccccct from Engraulis encrasicolus isolate BLACKSEA-1 chromosome 17, IST_EnEncr_1.0, whole genome shotgun sequence carries:
- the bnip3 gene encoding BCL2/adenovirus E1B 19 kDa protein-interacting protein 3 isoform X1; translated protein: MTTEKHNNPEENLQGSWVELHFNNGGGGSPSAPAPGAASGEEQEQLPGSGSGPAAEQQLPGPAAASMDMEKMLLEAQHESGRSSSRGSLPCDSPPRSQTPLHLRRGSDVNSSGGKNSSQSEEDFLERRREVENLMKKNADWIWDWSSRPENIPPKEFLLKHPKRSSAAALSIRNTSMMKKGGIFSAEFLKVFLPSLLVSHILAVGLGVYIGRRLTTSTSTF
- the bnip3 gene encoding BCL2/adenovirus E1B 19 kDa protein-interacting protein 3 isoform X2; this translates as MAAVAAPQLQLPVQPRGKSRNSFLALVLVRPLSSSFPARLRPVWTWRRCCWRPSTSRAGAAPGEVCHVTGVVSAFIPHKALTAQFSPPRSQTPLHLRRGSDVNSSGGKNSSQSEEDFLERRREVENLMKKNADWIWDWSSRPENIPPKEFLLKHPKRSSAAALSIRNTSMMKKGGIFSAEFLKVFLPSLLVSHILAVGLGVYIGRRLTTSTSTF